A window of the Citrus sinensis cultivar Valencia sweet orange chromosome 9, DVS_A1.0, whole genome shotgun sequence genome harbors these coding sequences:
- the LOC107175564 gene encoding uncharacterized protein LOC107175564 — MGAVSARSRPYPMAQRSQQVQHNRAQPPRPPFLERAPRALHTANSRTGQSGQLPSISVRDDIHDSRTVQLIDQNPAYRQYTLLKVLLEELYERIEGRGLLYPPAPITKPAHRRDKSRFCKFHDTHGHTISQCRDLKIQVEDLVRNRYLNEYVDGMSPVIESQYTRDEGGERGLEREQPTIRVIAGGPILAGDSNRARKNCGRYALTSKEVLFNLPATKKAKVQQIPIMWTDDDEEGILYTHEDALVIKAMVVGTELRRILVDTGSSVDILFKSALNDMGIADLKLERTNTSLKGFGGGRLTLIGIIELPITVGIKPFERTMMLDFVVVEERSPYQMILGRPFMRICQCVVSTHYLVLKYRVNGEVGVVKCDQRMARSCYATAAKETLQVTSLDNRGDSKKGRQEPV; from the exons ATGGGTGCAGTATCAGCTCGGTCTCGCCCTTATCCTATGGCTCAGAGATCGCAGCAGGTCCAACACAATCGGGCTCAGCCCCCGCGCCCCCCATTCCTGGAGCG CGCTCCTAGAGCACTACATACAGCCAACTCCAGAACGGGGCAATCAGGTCAGCTACCTTCAATATCCGTTCGGGATGATATTCATGATAGCCGAACAGTCCAGCTGATTGACCAGAACCCAGCGTACAGACAATACACCCTGCTAAAAGTCCTTCTGGAGGAGTTGTATGAGAGAATCGAGGGGCGAGGCCTGTTGTACCCTCCAGCCCCTATAACAAAACCTGCTCACCGACGGGATAAGAGCAGATTCTGTAAATTTCATGACACTCACGGTCACACCATCAGCCAATGTCGTGACTTAAAGATTCAAGTAGAGGATTTGGTGAGAAACCGTTATCTGAATGAGTATGTAGATGGGATGTCCCCCGTCATTGAATCACAGTACACGCGGGATGAAGGAGGTGAGAGGGGCTTGGAACGTGAACAGCCAACTATCCGCGTGATAGCAGGAGGGCCAATCTTGGCTGGGGATTCGAACAGGGCACGGAAGAACTGTGGGAGATACGCCCTGACTAGTAAAGAAGTGCTTTTCAATTTGCCAGCAACCAAGAAGGCAAAAGTGCAGCAAATTCCCATTATGTGGACAGATGACGATGAAGAGGGTATCTTATATACTCATGAGGATGCATTGGTGATTAAGGCAATGGTGGTTGGTACAGAATTGCGACGAATACTAGTAGACACGGGCAGCTCGGTTGACATCTTGTTTAAGTCGGCTCTAAATGATATGGGGATTGCAGACTTAAAATTAGAGCGGACAAATACATCTTTAAAGGGATTTGGAGGGGGACGGCTAACTCTTATAGGGATCATCGAACTCCCAATTACTGTGGGGATAAAGCCATTTGAAAGAACGATGATGCTAGACTTTGTCGTGGTAGAGGAAAGAagcccttaccagatgataCTGGGGAGACCATTTATGAGGATATGTCAATGCGTTGTATCCACGCATTACTTGGTACTGAAGTACAGAGTAAATGGGGAGGTTGGTGTAGTAAAATGCGACCAGAGGATGGCAAGGAGCTGTTATGCTACAGCAGCCAAGGAGACACTACAGGTTACTTCTCTAGATAACCGAGGAGATTCTAAAAAGGGTCGCCAAGAGCCTGTTTAG
- the LOC107175559 gene encoding uncharacterized protein LOC107175559 has protein sequence MSNQKRKLIIEESDEETGDSDLNLSIPIEFLRPSSSVGPSHGRDILEYPRPLVVSPSLEVELVGNRGGHASGSSENNSFDGVGVPEGVDDGEGSSSGPSVPPQRRNLGHRVEADSYPIDYIACATTQTDLFKLRNLYNIPEEVLLVVHGKGDVLSRPPRRYVTMHLESFKLGARLPLQRYFAKILGGMHLAPGQLHPNGWRVFSAIFVLWERCGSEEPSLVEVKHLYQLRSSPREVGWYYFMSSSAKRKPITGFPSSYNWKNKFFFAGEVGVQQLIRWVELEDRPLLQVETALVNASTCQDLLSPTNLVGSGLVDIAVGMDNKILSALSRKRGRAPSSSSNPPPPPAKKTNVGPSKAHVPALPPHPPRKSGGEKTADKSSEVSTRSGDRSSPLSASDQGDYLTPYQRDYGKSVEPKMVQDIESMNLSELASSVQQATQSERDTLRTALEGEIRSLSEQLAEAKGKSADVDDRLDAEYNSGVAFSYKCIMSVLKEEYPKLDMRKLEAGVERYMAEAG, from the exons ATGTCGAATCAGAAAAGGAAGTTGATTATCGAAGAGAGTGACGAGGAAACAGGGGACTCAGACCTTAATTTGTCAATACCCATTGAATTTTTACGTCCCTCTAGTAGCGTAGGCCCCTCCCATGGTAGGGATATCCTTGAGTACCCACGCCCCTTAGTTGTTTCTCCCTCCCTCGAAGTAGAGCTTGTAGGGAATAGAGGTGGACATGCGTCGGGCTCTAGTGAGAACAACAGCTTTGATGGGGTTGGGGTCCCTGAAGGAGTTGATGATGGTGAGGGGAGCAGTTCTGGGCCGAGCGTACCCCCTCAGAGAAGGAACCTCGGTCATAGGGTAGAGGCGGACTCGTATCCTATTGACTACATAGCTTGTGCCACCACCCAAACTGATCTGTTCAAGCTTAGGAACCTTTACAACATTCCTGAGGAGGTACTCCTGGTAGTTCATGGGAAAGGTGATGTTCTTAGTCGGCCTCCGCGGAGGTACGTGACGATGCACCTGGAGAGCTTCAAATTAGGAGCTCGGCTGCCCCTTCAACGTTATTTTGCTAAGATCCTGGGTGGTATGCACCTGGCCCCAGGTCAGCTACATCCCAACGGGTGGAGGGTTTTCTCAGCTATATTTGTGCTATGGGAGAGGTGCGGATCAGAGGAGCCCTCCCTTGTTGAAGTGAAGCATCTATACCAGCTGAGGAGTAGCCCGAGGGAAGTAGGCTGGTACTATTTCATGTCGAGCTCTGCGAAGAGGAAACCAATCACCGGCTTCCCCTCATCATACAATtggaagaacaaattcttctttgctggGGAAGTTGGTGTCCAGCAGCTCATTCGTTGGGTG GAACTTGAAGACCGACCTTTGCTTCAGGTGGAAACTGCTCTGGTGAACGCGTCAACCTGCCAAGATCTCCTGTCACCAACAAACCTGGTCGGTTCGGGTCTAGTGGACATAGCAGTCGGAATGGATAACAAGATTCTTAGCGCTCTGTCCAGAAAGCGTGGTCGGGCCCCAAGCAGCTCCAGCaaccctcctcctcctcctgcAAAGAAAACCAACGTCGGTCCTTCCAAGGCTCATGTCCCTGCTCTGCCTCCTCATCCTCCTCGCAAGAGCGGCGGGGAGAAAACTGCGGACAAGAGTTCTGAGGTCAGCACTCGTTCTGGGGACCGATCCTCTCCTCTTTCGGCTAGTGATCAGGGTGACTACTTGACCCCGTATCAAAGGGACTATGGGAAGTCAGTGGAACCGAAAATGGTCCAGGACATTGAGAGTATGAATCTCAGTGAGTTGGCTAGTTCCGTCCAACAG GCTACCCAAAGTGAAAGAGATACTTTGAGGACCGCCCTTGAGGGAGAAATCAGATCCCTGAGTGAGCAGCTGGCGGAGGCGAAAGGCAAATCCGCTGACGTGGATGATCGGCTGGATGCCGAGTACAACTCTGGGGTTGCTTTCAGCTACAAGTGCATTATGTCCGTGCTTAAGGAAGAATATCCCAAACTGGACATGAGGAAGCTAGAGGCTGGAGTGGAGAGGTACATGGCTGAGGCTGGCTAG
- the LOC102621591 gene encoding ubiquitin carboxyl-terminal hydrolase 14 — MNPMDLLRSNLSRVRIPEPTNRIFKQECCVSFDTPRSEGGLFVDLNSFLAYGKDHVGWNFEKTGNPVYLHIKQTRKLVAPEDRPSKKPTLLAIGVEGGFDNNEAEYDETHSIVILPEYVTLSYPSVELPEKVRLAVDAILMAEGAERKEQVAAWTADKKQTSAYAMNLQQIDNGVIIPPSGWKCAKCDKRDNLWLNLTDGMILCGRRNWDGTGGNNHAVEHYKETGYPLAVKLGTITSDLEGADVFSYPEDDSVVDPLLAQHLAFFGIDFSSLQKTEMTTAERELDQNTNFDWNRIQESGQDVEPLFGPGYTGLVNLGNSCYLAATMQVMFSTHAFCTRYYTQEPLKAAFEAAPADPTVDLNMQLTKLAHGLLSGKYSVPAQEKDAAANAATTTDTKQEGIPPRMFKAVIAASHPEFSSMRQQDALEFFLHFVDQVERVHSGKPEVDPTKSFKFGIEERISCPSGKVAYNRRLDYILSLGIPLDEATNKEELAAFQKLKMERISEGKDVTNEEIVRPRVPLEACLSTFSAPEELPDFYSTALKAKTTATKSAGLTSFPDYLVLHMRKFVMEAGWVPKKLDVYIDVPDIIDISHMRSKGLQPGEELLPEGGPEDEVQSNKPVANKDIVSQLVSMGFNHLHCEKAAVNTSNAGVEEAMNWLLSHMDDPDIDMPLSQETQCAAIDQSKVETLLSFGFSEEVARNALKASGGDIEKATDWIFNNPDASTSSDMDAATSSTAQTPADAGLPDGGGKYRLFGIVSHIGTSTQCGHYVAHILKDGRWAIFNDNKVGASVDPPKEMGYLYFFERLNS, encoded by the exons ATGAACCCTATGGACTTGCTCCGATCTAATCTCTCTCGGGTTCGGATCCCCGAACCGACTAATCGTATCTTCAAACAAGAATGCTGCGTCTCCTTCGACACTCCG AGATCTGAAGGTGGGTTGTTTGTCGACCTGAATTCATTTCTTGCTTATGGGAAGGACCATGTTGGTTGGAACTTTGAGAAGACTGGGAACCCtgtttatttacatattaagCAAACGAGAAAGCTGGTGGCTCCTGAAGATAGGCCTTCGAAGAAACCAACTCTCTTGGCTATAG GTGTTGAGGGGGGATTTGACAACAATGAAGCCGAATATGATGAGACTCACAGTATAGTCATATTGCCTGAATATGTTACTCTTTCATACCCTTCTGTGGAGTTGCCAGAGAAG GTAAGATTGGCAGTTGATGCGATTTTAATGGCTGAGGGTGCCGAGCGAAAAGAGCAAGTTGCTGCCTGGACAGCTGATAAGAAGCAAACCAGTGCATATGCAATGAATTTGCAGCAGATAGACAATGGTGTTATCATCCCGCCGTCTGGTTGGAAATGTGCTAAGTGTGACAAAAGGGATAACCTCTGGCTGAATCTTACTGATGGAATGATACTGTGTGGAAGGAGAAATTGGGATGGAACTGGTGGCAATAACCATGCTGTTGAACACTACAAGGAGACAGGCTACCCTCTTGCTGTAAAGCTTGGGACAATTACTTCTGACCTGGAAGGAGCAG ATGTTTTCTCCTATCCAGAGGATGATAGTGTTGTGGATCCACTTTTAGCTCAGCATCTGGCTTTTTTTGGCATTGACTTTTCATCATTACAGAAG ACGGAAATGACAACCGCTGAAAGAGAACTTGACCAAAATACCAACTTTGACTGGAATCGCATTCAAGAAAGTGGACAGGATGTAGAACCACTTTTTGGACCCGGATATACAGGACTTGTAAATCTTGGAAACAG CTGCTACTTGGCAGCAACTATGCAAGTTATGTTCTCAACACATGCCTTCTGCACACG TTACTACACGCAGGAGCCATTAAAAGCCGCTTTTGAGGCAGCACCTGCTGATCCGACTGTGGACCTAAATATGCAGTT GACAAAGCTGGCACATGGTTTGCTGTCTGGAAAATACTCTGTTCCAGCACAGGAG AAAGATGCTGCTGCCAATGCTGCTACCACAACGGACACA AAACAGGAAGGAATACCTCCTCGTATGTTTAAAGCAGTAATTGCTGCCAGCCATCCCGAATTCTCTTCCATGAGACAGCAG GACGCTTTGGAATTCtttctccattttgttgaCCAAGTTGAACGTGTTCATTCTGGAAAACCCGAAGTGGATCCCACAAAGAGTTTCAAGTTTGGCATTGAAGAACGTATCTCATGTCCGTCCGGCAAGGTTGCATATAATAGAAGGCTTGATTACATTCTTTCTTTGGGTATTCCTCTGGATGAAGCTACCAATAAAG AAGAACTGGCAGCATTccagaaattgaaaatggaaagGATTTCAGAAGGGAAGGATGT AACTAATGAGGAGATTGTTCGCCCGAGGGTACCTCTAGAAGCATGCCTATCAACTTTTTCAGCTCCAGAGGAGCTTCCTGACTTTTACAGCACTGCCTTGAAAGCTAAGACAACAGCCACCAA GTCTGCTGGTTTGACTTCATTCCCTGATTATTTGGTGTTGCACATGCGGAAATTTGTGATGGAGGCAGGCTGGGTTCCCAAGAAGCTTG ATGTTTATATAGATGTTCCAGATATCATTGATATAAGTCACATGCGCAGCAAGGGCCTTCAGCCTGGGGAGGAGCTGTTACCAGAGGGAG GGCCTGAGGATGAGGTGCAGTCAAATAAGCCTGTTGCCAACAAGGATATTGTTTCCCAGCTTGTGTCCATGGGGTTTAACCATCTTCATTGTGAGAAAGCGGCTGTGAATACCTCAAATGCTGGAGTAGAGGAGGCAATGAATTGGTTACTTTCTCATATGGATGATCCAG ATATAGATATGCCTCTTTCCCAAGAGACACAATGTGCAGCAATTGACCAATCAAAAGTTGAGACTTTGCTCTCATTTGGTTTCTCAGAAGAAGTTGCTAGGAATGCATTGAAGGCATcg GGTGGTGACATTGAAAAAGCAACAGATTGGATATTTAACAATCCTGATGCTTCTACTTCCTCGGATATGGATGCTGCTACTTCAAGCACAGCACAAACTCCAGCTGACGCTGGTCTTCCAGATGGAGGAGGGA AATACCGGCTTTTTGGAATAGTGAGCCATATTGGAACCTCTACACAATGTGGCCACTATGTTGCTCATATCTTAAAGGATGGTAGATGGGCTATTTTCAACGATAACAAGGTTGGAGCTTCTGTTGATCCACCTAAAGAGATGGGGTATTTGTATTTCTTTGAAAGGCTTAACAGCTAA
- the LOC112499245 gene encoding uncharacterized protein LOC112499245, with protein sequence MNRKTKTKTPKKLTKNNNSNGSSRRFLPCCMPQAVDLINTNDVGSVRPVSGCTSGSTEPVLAYVKPMGENKQGVVLPRVLPVAAVAAAAASLCGHDDDKNISDKEQNGLKIIKKMKKKKKNKGGSSSARPRLLGILKAVLFETSLAKRIRKRKIKQKTCQTSSGSSNEESSMLKEFDQDGSITSSASACTSSSDPTNKSLRLECKQKQQRDVVVAEAQHHHHLNQHGRGCYDSYVGFCLILISLLILIVWGKLCAIFCTSTWLFLGARWNTGNQSSENMPVDSKSSWEDW encoded by the exons atgaaccgaaaaacaaaaacaaagacCCCCaaaaagttgacaaagaacAATAATTCTAACGGTAGCAGCAGAAGGTTCTTGCCGTGCTGTATGCCACAGGCGGTTGACCTAATCAACACGAACGACGTTGGTTCGGTCCGGCCGGTCAGCGGCTGTACGAGCGGGTCAACTGAGCCGGTGCTCGCGTACGTCAAACCTATGGGGGAGAATAAACAAGGAGTTGTGCTGCCTAGAGTGTTGCCTGTGGCGGCTGTCGCGGCGGCGGCGGCTTCTTTATGTGGacatgatgatgataaaaatattagtgaCAAGGAACAAAACGGTCTTAAAATCattaagaagatgaaaaagaaaaagaaaaataaaggggGCAGCAGTAGTGCTCGTCCGAGGCTTTTGGGTATTTTGAAGGCAGTTTTATTCGAAACTTCTTTG GCGAAGAGAATCAGAAAGAGGAAAATTAAACAGAAGACGTGCCAAACAAGCAGTGGATCATCAAATGAGGAATCGTCGATGCTCAAAGAATTTGATCAAGATGGAAGCATTACTTCATCTGCTTCGGCGTGTACTTCCTCGTCTGATCCTACGAACAAATCCCTTCGATTGGAGtgtaaacaaaaacaacaacgGGACGTTGTTGTTGCTGAAGctcaacatcatcatcatcttaaTCAGCATGGGAGAGGGTGTTACGATTCTTACGTTGGCttctgtttgattttaattagcCTATTGATACTGATCGTCTGGGGCAAGCTCTGCGCCATATTCTGTACTTCCACGTGGCTTTTCTTGGGGGCACGTTGGAACACCGGTAACCAATCATCGGAAAATATGCCTGTCGATTCCAAATCGTCATGGGAGGACTGGTAG
- the LOC102621308 gene encoding tRNA (guanine(37)-N1)-methyltransferase 1 isoform X3 encodes MGSTKLLLRPNPLPSVIFSPPIHSLFAKPKFIAPVTLSTFSTAAISAASGNHQSSLPYGPSLFKGKTPPTLKQQQDQQENETKAFIDETHFTRIFDIAALRVPAKDCYALESRLRGHLLNWPRVRNIARVLGDEIETQFVKLLGNNNDGSHGGNEDFSGVVGDEVNSVLFREELVKSFDARGFVKFRNLARISRLRRKKRKEKKEGKEGNGRKGELYVVEVVEEERKEMSGLLGDEFRGGEKWRGSTRLLLLDEELVDKNVEEFPEAIKVLLEQDTRENTTPTLELVKCRLTLFYDYWLMNEILEALLPKGMIIPSAFETVGHIAHLNLREEHQPFKYPIAKVVLDKNKPKIQTVVNKIDAIHNDYRTMQLEVLAGNNSLVTMLVENGFRFNVDLATVYWNSKLATERQRLLSGFNFKDVVCDVFAGVGPICIPAAKIVKRVYANDLNPYAVDYLERNSVLNKLEKKIEVFNMDGRRFIDAMFASQKAHKITQVVMNLPNDATEFLDAFRGIYRDRPEDAKFTFPKIHLYGFSKARDPEFDFHERIRIALAEVAVNVEMRRVRLVAPGKWMLFASFVLPESVVFARRSPNT; translated from the exons atgggTAGCACCAAACTGTTACTGAGACCAAACCCTCTCCCTTCAGTCATCTTCTCTCCACCCATTCACTCTCTGTTCGCCAAACCCAAATTCATCGCCCCCGTCACTCTCTCCACCTTCTCCACCGCCGCCATCTCCGCCGCCAGCGGCAACCACCAATCCTCCCTCCCTTACGGCCCCTCTCTTTTTAAAGGCAAAACCCCACCAACCCTCAAACAACAACAGGAccaacaagaaaatgaaaccaAAGCCTTTATTGACGAAACCCACTTCACCAGAATCTTCGACATCGCCGCCCTCCGCGTCCCCGCGAAAGACTGTTACGCCCTCGAGTCCCGCCTCCGTGGCCACCTTCTCAACTGGCCACGCGTCCGCAACATCGCCCGCGTCCTGGGTGATGAAATCGAAACCCAATTCGTTAAATTGTTGGGAAATAACAATGATGGGAGTCACGGTGGAAATGAGGATTTCTCCGGGGTGGTGGGAGATGAGGTGAATTCTGTTCTGTTCAGGGAGGAGTTAGTAAAGAGCTTTGACGCTCGTGGGTTCGTTAAGTTTAGGAATTTAGCGAGGATTTCGCGGCTGAGGAGGAAGAAGAGGAAGGAAAAGAAGGAGGGTAAGGAGGGAAATGGGAGGAAGGGGGAGCTTTATGTGGTGGAGGTTGTTGAGGAAGAGAGAAAGGAAATGAGTGGATTGTTGGGGGATGAGTTTAGAGGAGGAGAGAAATGGAGAGGATCAACAAGGTTGTTGCTTTTGGATGAGGAGTTAGTTGATAAGAATGTGGAGGAATTTCCTGAAGCAATCAAG GTTTTACTGGAACAAGATACCAGAGAAAATACAACACCAACTTTGGAGCTTGTCAAATGTAGGCTGACATTGTTTTATGATTATTGGCTGAtgaatgag ATATTGGAGGCCTTGCTACCAAAGGGTATGATCATCCCTTCAGCTTTTGAAACAGTTGGGCATATAGCACATCTAAACCTGAGAGAAGAACATCAACCATTCAAGTATCCTATAGCAAAG gTAGTGCTGGATAAAAATAAGCCAAAAATACAAACTGTTGTGAATAAAATTGATGCCATTCATAATGACTACAGAACCATGCAGCTTGAGGTTCTAGCTGGAAACAATTCCCTTGTCACTATGCTGGTTGAGAATGGATTTCgatttaatgttgatttagcaACAGT ATATTGGAATTCAAAGCTAGCAACTGAACGACAAAGGCTTTTGAGtggattcaatttcaaagatgTTGTTT GTGATGTTTTTGCTGGTGTTGGTCCTATCTGTATACCTGCAGCAAAGATTGTGAAACGTGTATATGCTAATGACTTGAACCCTTATGCAGTCGACTATTTGGAAAGAAATAGTGTCCTCAACAAGCTTGAGAAAAAGATTGAG GTCTTTAACATGGATGGAAGGAGGTTCATTGATGCTATGTTCGCAAGCCAAAAAGCTCATAAAATTACCCAAGTGGTTATGAATTTGCCAAATGATGCTACAGAGTTTCTAG ATGCATTCAGAGGAATCTACAGAGATAGGCCCGAAGATGCAAAATTCACCTTTCCAAAGATTCATCTTTATGGATTCTCTAAAGCCCGAGATCCAGAGTTTGATTTTCACGAG
- the LOC102621308 gene encoding tRNA (guanine(37)-N1)-methyltransferase 1 isoform X1, translating to MGSTKLLLRPNPLPSVIFSPPIHSLFAKPKFIAPVTLSTFSTAAISAASGNHQSSLPYGPSLFKGKTPPTLKQQQDQQENETKAFIDETHFTRIFDIAALRVPAKDCYALESRLRGHLLNWPRVRNIARVLGDEIETQFVKLLGNNNDGSHGGNEDFSGVVGDEVNSVLFREELVKSFDARGFVKFRNLARISRLRRKKRKEKKEGKEGNGRKGELYVVEVVEEERKEMSGLLGDEFRGGEKWRGSTRLLLLDEELVDKNVEEFPEAIKVLLEQDTRENTTPTLELVKCRLTLFYDYWLMNEILEALLPKGMIIPSAFETVGHIAHLNLREEHQPFKYPIAKVVLDKNKPKIQTVVNKIDAIHNDYRTMQLEVLAGNNSLVTMLVENGFRFNVDLATVYWNSKLATERQRLLSGFNFKDVVCDVFAGVGPICIPAAKIVKRVYANDLNPYAVDYLERNSVLNKLEKKIEVFNMDGRRFIDAMFASQKAHKITQVVMNLPNDATEFLDAFRGIYRDRPEDAKFTFPKIHLYGFSKARDPEFDFHERIRIALVEVAVNVEMRRVRLVAPGKWMLCASFVLPESVAFARRSPNM from the exons atgggTAGCACCAAACTGTTACTGAGACCAAACCCTCTCCCTTCAGTCATCTTCTCTCCACCCATTCACTCTCTGTTCGCCAAACCCAAATTCATCGCCCCCGTCACTCTCTCCACCTTCTCCACCGCCGCCATCTCCGCCGCCAGCGGCAACCACCAATCCTCCCTCCCTTACGGCCCCTCTCTTTTTAAAGGCAAAACCCCACCAACCCTCAAACAACAACAGGAccaacaagaaaatgaaaccaAAGCCTTTATTGACGAAACCCACTTCACCAGAATCTTCGACATCGCCGCCCTCCGCGTCCCCGCGAAAGACTGTTACGCCCTCGAGTCCCGCCTCCGTGGCCACCTTCTCAACTGGCCACGCGTCCGCAACATCGCCCGCGTCCTGGGTGATGAAATCGAAACCCAATTCGTTAAATTGTTGGGAAATAACAATGATGGGAGTCACGGTGGAAATGAGGATTTCTCCGGGGTGGTGGGAGATGAGGTGAATTCTGTTCTGTTCAGGGAGGAGTTAGTAAAGAGCTTTGACGCTCGTGGGTTCGTTAAGTTTAGGAATTTAGCGAGGATTTCGCGGCTGAGGAGGAAGAAGAGGAAGGAAAAGAAGGAGGGTAAGGAGGGAAATGGGAGGAAGGGGGAGCTTTATGTGGTGGAGGTTGTTGAGGAAGAGAGAAAGGAAATGAGTGGATTGTTGGGGGATGAGTTTAGAGGAGGAGAGAAATGGAGAGGATCAACAAGGTTGTTGCTTTTGGATGAGGAGTTAGTTGATAAGAATGTGGAGGAATTTCCTGAAGCAATCAAG GTTTTACTGGAACAAGATACCAGAGAAAATACAACACCAACTTTGGAGCTTGTCAAATGTAGGCTGACATTGTTTTATGATTATTGGCTGAtgaatgag ATATTGGAGGCCTTGCTACCAAAGGGTATGATCATCCCTTCAGCTTTTGAAACAGTTGGGCATATAGCACATCTAAACCTGAGAGAAGAACATCAACCATTCAAGTATCCTATAGCAAAG gTAGTGCTGGATAAAAATAAGCCAAAAATACAAACTGTTGTGAATAAAATTGATGCCATTCATAATGACTACAGAACCATGCAGCTTGAGGTTCTAGCTGGAAACAATTCCCTTGTCACTATGCTGGTTGAGAATGGATTTCgatttaatgttgatttagcaACAGT ATATTGGAATTCAAAGCTAGCAACTGAACGACAAAGGCTTTTGAGtggattcaatttcaaagatgTTGTTT GTGATGTTTTTGCTGGTGTTGGTCCTATCTGTATACCTGCAGCAAAGATTGTGAAACGTGTATATGCTAATGACTTGAACCCTTATGCAGTCGACTATTTGGAAAGAAATAGTGTCCTCAACAAGCTTGAGAAAAAGATTGAG GTCTTTAACATGGATGGAAGGAGGTTCATTGATGCTATGTTCGCAAGCCAAAAAGCTCATAAAATTACCCAAGTGGTTATGAATTTGCCAAATGATGCTACAGAGTTTCTAG ATGCATTCAGAGGAATCTACAGAGATAGGCCCGAAGATGCAAAATTCACCTTTCCAAAGATTCATCTTTATGGATTCTCTAAAGCCCGAGATCCAGAGTTTGATTTTCACGAG CGCATAAGAATTGCTCTTGTGGAGGTTGCAGTTAATGTAGAAATGCGAAGGGTACGTCTTGTCGCTCCAGGAAAATGGATGTTATGTGCATCGTTTGTCCTCCCTGAGAGCGTAGCATTTGCAAGAAGATCACCCAATATGTAA
- the LOC102621308 gene encoding tRNA (guanine(37)-N1)-methyltransferase 1 isoform X8, which produces MWRNFLKQSRSLVLLEQDTRENTTPTLELVKCRLTLFYDYWLMNEILEALLPKGMIIPSAFETVGHIAHLNLREEHQPFKYPIAKVVLDKNKPKIQTVVNKIDAIHNDYRTMQLEVLAGNNSLVTMLVENGFRFNVDLATVYWNSKLATERQRLLSGFNFKDVVCDVFAGVGPICIPAAKIVKRVYANDLNPYAVDYLERNSVLNKLEKKIEVFNMDGRRFIDAMFASQKAHKITQVVMNLPNDATEFLDAFRGIYRDRPEDAKFTFPKIHLYGFSKARDPEFDFHERIRIALVEVAVNVEMRRVRLVAPGKWMLCASFVLPESVAFARRSPNM; this is translated from the exons ATGTGGAGGAATTTCCTGAAGCAATCAAGGTCTCTT GTTTTACTGGAACAAGATACCAGAGAAAATACAACACCAACTTTGGAGCTTGTCAAATGTAGGCTGACATTGTTTTATGATTATTGGCTGAtgaatgag ATATTGGAGGCCTTGCTACCAAAGGGTATGATCATCCCTTCAGCTTTTGAAACAGTTGGGCATATAGCACATCTAAACCTGAGAGAAGAACATCAACCATTCAAGTATCCTATAGCAAAG gTAGTGCTGGATAAAAATAAGCCAAAAATACAAACTGTTGTGAATAAAATTGATGCCATTCATAATGACTACAGAACCATGCAGCTTGAGGTTCTAGCTGGAAACAATTCCCTTGTCACTATGCTGGTTGAGAATGGATTTCgatttaatgttgatttagcaACAGT ATATTGGAATTCAAAGCTAGCAACTGAACGACAAAGGCTTTTGAGtggattcaatttcaaagatgTTGTTT GTGATGTTTTTGCTGGTGTTGGTCCTATCTGTATACCTGCAGCAAAGATTGTGAAACGTGTATATGCTAATGACTTGAACCCTTATGCAGTCGACTATTTGGAAAGAAATAGTGTCCTCAACAAGCTTGAGAAAAAGATTGAG GTCTTTAACATGGATGGAAGGAGGTTCATTGATGCTATGTTCGCAAGCCAAAAAGCTCATAAAATTACCCAAGTGGTTATGAATTTGCCAAATGATGCTACAGAGTTTCTAG ATGCATTCAGAGGAATCTACAGAGATAGGCCCGAAGATGCAAAATTCACCTTTCCAAAGATTCATCTTTATGGATTCTCTAAAGCCCGAGATCCAGAGTTTGATTTTCACGAG CGCATAAGAATTGCTCTTGTGGAGGTTGCAGTTAATGTAGAAATGCGAAGGGTACGTCTTGTCGCTCCAGGAAAATGGATGTTATGTGCATCGTTTGTCCTCCCTGAGAGCGTAGCATTTGCAAGAAGATCACCCAATATGTAA